The following proteins are co-located in the Methylomonas sp. 11b genome:
- a CDS encoding rhomboid family intramembrane serine protease: MILFFIVTAAYTALLLFYRPSPSSLKDAPLTFLENFKQIKAALFSGLLLFSIFLVTSDFGFNEIDQRLYRLFALNNISAAAILWPLQAITHLFIHINFPHVLTNVAGLGIAAAYERQVGSGRFLMVLLVAGLSSIPSILFYAEPIAICGISGGVFGLAAAYFTDQEGLSIKEWLYAVLICGVFLVVLSFGNSMEYKANGQLQFKIDHYGHALGALGAIVYCRFRPRKTADKPLPNY, translated from the coding sequence ATGATCTTGTTTTTTATTGTGACGGCAGCCTATACCGCGCTGCTGCTGTTTTACAGACCATCGCCGAGCAGCCTGAAAGACGCCCCGCTGACTTTCTTGGAAAACTTTAAGCAAATTAAAGCGGCGTTGTTTTCCGGTTTGTTGCTTTTTAGTATTTTTCTAGTTACCAGCGACTTTGGCTTTAATGAGATCGATCAGCGGCTTTATCGTTTATTTGCATTGAACAATATTTCGGCAGCGGCGATTTTATGGCCGCTGCAAGCCATCACGCATTTATTTATCCACATTAACTTTCCGCATGTGCTGACCAATGTAGCCGGCCTGGGCATCGCTGCGGCGTACGAACGGCAAGTCGGCTCGGGCCGATTTTTAATGGTGTTGCTGGTAGCCGGCTTGTCCTCTATCCCCTCAATCCTGTTCTATGCCGAGCCTATTGCGATCTGCGGTATTTCCGGCGGCGTATTCGGTTTAGCTGCCGCTTACTTCACCGACCAGGAGGGTCTGAGCATCAAAGAGTGGCTGTATGCGGTACTTATCTGTGGCGTGTTTTTGGTGGTTTTGTCCTTCGGAAACAGCATGGAATATAAAGCAAACGGTCAACTGCAATTTAAAATCGATCATTACGGTCATGCCCTGGGTGCGCTGGGGGCTATCGTTTACTGCCGTTTTAGACCTAGAAAAACGGCCGACAAGCCTTTGCCAAACTATTGA
- a CDS encoding MdtA/MuxA family multidrug efflux RND transporter periplasmic adaptor subunit, which yields MNQQNSALSSSSKRRPWLWTGTLLVVSLAGAGVYFQHSEAAQDTKAERGGGKGRRFFEQQDAPAVVATQSAGSGDFPVYLNALGTVTALRTVSVKPRVDGELVKVAFSEGQMVKAGDLLAEIDPRPFQVQLQQAQGQLLRDQALLKNAELDHARYETLLAQDSIAAQQTVTQASQVKQYQGNVEMDQALVDSAKLQLGYAKLTAPISGRAGLRQIDQGNIVRANDANGLVVITQLQPISVVFTLPEDKLPEVVKRYRDGQAIKIEAYDRGGKLKLAEGKLTALDNQIDPTTGTIKLKAQFDNQEQTLFANQFVNVRMHLDTLHGVTQIPSSALQHDTQGAFVYVVDAENIAHLRRVEPGPSEGEKVAIQNNLAPGEQLILTGIDRVKDGGVVDVAEKDGQAVAAKPELHPKPEDEPGKRRRRG from the coding sequence ATGAACCAACAAAATTCCGCTTTATCTTCGTCGAGCAAGCGCCGGCCCTGGCTGTGGACCGGCACGTTACTGGTTGTGAGTCTGGCCGGCGCCGGCGTCTATTTTCAGCATAGCGAAGCCGCCCAGGATACCAAAGCCGAGCGCGGCGGAGGCAAAGGCCGGCGTTTTTTTGAGCAACAAGACGCTCCCGCCGTCGTCGCCACCCAGTCCGCCGGCAGCGGCGATTTTCCGGTTTATCTGAACGCGCTCGGCACCGTCACCGCGTTGCGCACCGTCTCCGTCAAACCCCGCGTGGACGGCGAACTGGTCAAAGTAGCGTTCAGCGAAGGCCAAATGGTCAAAGCCGGCGATTTGCTGGCGGAAATCGATCCGCGGCCCTTCCAAGTGCAATTGCAACAAGCCCAAGGCCAGTTGCTGCGCGACCAGGCGCTGTTAAAAAACGCCGAACTGGATCATGCCCGCTATGAAACCTTGCTGGCGCAGGATTCCATCGCCGCCCAGCAAACCGTCACCCAGGCATCACAGGTCAAGCAATATCAAGGCAACGTGGAAATGGATCAGGCCTTGGTCGATAGCGCTAAGTTACAACTCGGTTACGCCAAGCTGACCGCGCCGATCTCGGGTCGCGCCGGCCTGCGGCAGATCGACCAAGGCAATATCGTTCGCGCCAACGACGCCAACGGTTTGGTGGTAATCACCCAATTACAGCCGATCAGCGTGGTGTTCACCTTGCCGGAAGATAAATTGCCGGAGGTAGTAAAGCGCTATCGCGACGGTCAGGCTATTAAAATAGAGGCCTACGACCGAGGCGGCAAGCTGAAGCTGGCGGAAGGCAAGCTTACCGCGCTGGACAATCAGATCGACCCGACCACCGGCACCATCAAACTAAAGGCGCAATTCGACAATCAGGAGCAAACCCTGTTTGCTAATCAATTTGTTAACGTGCGCATGCATCTGGATACCTTGCACGGCGTCACGCAGATACCCAGCAGCGCCTTGCAACACGATACCCAGGGCGCGTTTGTGTACGTGGTCGATGCCGAAAATATTGCCCATTTGCGCCGCGTCGAACCCGGCCCCAGCGAAGGCGAAAAGGTGGCTATCCAAAACAACCTGGCCCCCGGCGAACAACTCATCCTCACCGGCATAGACCGGGTCAAGGACGGCGGCGTGGTGGATGTGGCCGAGAAAGACGGACAAGCGGTCGCCGCCAAACCGGAATTGCATCCCAAGCCGGAAGACGAACCCGGCAAACGTAGGCGGCGCGGATAA
- a CDS encoding efflux transporter outer membrane subunit: MRLRINPPLLASLLTLPLAACTVGPDYVRPQANISEEFKEVKGWKQAQPRDTGLPGKWWEIFNDPKLNELEEQVAATNQSIIQAEAQYRQAQHLVQSVQSSLLPVATLTGTFNRFRAATGQNVAVGGVRNLFGQAVGVAWEPDLWGSVRRQVETNTSNAQASAATLHALILSSQSALADSYFQMKTLDAQKALLDETVTAFTKTLEITKNRYAVGVVAKADVVQAETQLETVRAQSIDLGVQRAKLEHAIAVLIGKSPAELALAPAPLDAQPPGIPVSLPSELLERRPDIAAAERKIAAANAQIGVAKAAYFPTLNLASTNGFQSPTADTLFTMARRYWSLGPAGLALTLFDGGAKNAQYKQAIDAYDATVAGYRQTVLTGFQEVEDNLAALRILEEETQVQDKAVAAAKQALALTNNQYQAGTVSYINVMTAQTAALANQQTATQLLGQRLSASVMLVKALGGGWNETLVPTEDEADGDRKWTDYLILPLVE; this comes from the coding sequence ATGCGTTTAAGAATAAACCCACCGTTGCTTGCTTCCTTACTGACCTTGCCGTTGGCTGCCTGTACGGTAGGCCCGGATTATGTGCGTCCGCAAGCCAATATCTCCGAGGAATTTAAAGAAGTGAAAGGCTGGAAGCAGGCCCAGCCGCGCGATACCGGCTTGCCCGGCAAATGGTGGGAAATTTTTAACGACCCCAAACTGAACGAACTGGAAGAACAGGTCGCCGCCACCAACCAGTCCATCATCCAGGCCGAAGCCCAATATCGGCAAGCCCAGCATCTGGTGCAATCGGTGCAATCGTCCTTGCTGCCGGTGGCGACATTGACCGGCACCTTCAACCGCTTCCGCGCCGCCACCGGCCAGAACGTCGCGGTGGGCGGGGTGCGCAACCTGTTCGGCCAGGCGGTCGGCGTGGCCTGGGAGCCGGATTTATGGGGCAGCGTACGCCGCCAGGTGGAAACCAATACCAGCAATGCCCAGGCCAGCGCCGCGACTTTGCATGCTTTGATACTGTCCAGCCAATCGGCATTGGCGGACAGTTATTTTCAAATGAAAACACTGGACGCCCAAAAAGCCTTATTGGATGAAACAGTGACGGCTTTTACAAAAACCCTGGAAATTACCAAAAACCGCTATGCCGTCGGCGTGGTAGCCAAGGCCGATGTGGTGCAAGCGGAAACTCAATTGGAAACCGTGCGTGCCCAATCTATCGATCTGGGCGTGCAGCGTGCCAAGCTAGAACATGCCATCGCGGTACTGATAGGCAAATCGCCGGCGGAACTGGCGTTGGCACCCGCGCCTCTGGACGCACAGCCGCCGGGCATTCCGGTCAGCCTACCGTCTGAACTGCTGGAGCGCCGCCCGGACATCGCCGCCGCCGAACGCAAAATTGCCGCTGCGAATGCGCAGATCGGCGTCGCCAAAGCCGCTTATTTTCCGACGCTGAATCTGGCCTCGACCAACGGTTTTCAGTCGCCGACCGCCGACACCTTGTTTACGATGGCACGGCGTTATTGGTCCTTGGGGCCGGCCGGACTGGCGTTGACCTTGTTCGATGGCGGGGCCAAAAATGCCCAGTATAAACAGGCGATAGACGCCTACGACGCTACTGTCGCCGGATATCGACAAACGGTACTTACCGGCTTTCAGGAAGTGGAAGACAACCTGGCCGCATTGCGGATACTGGAGGAAGAAACTCAGGTGCAGGACAAAGCCGTGGCGGCGGCCAAACAGGCCTTGGCGCTAACCAATAACCAGTACCAGGCTGGTACCGTGAGTTATATAAACGTGATGACTGCACAAACCGCCGCTCTAGCCAATCAACAAACTGCTACGCAATTGTTGGGGCAACGTTTGTCGGCTTCTGTGATGCTGGTAAAAGCTCTCGGTGGCGGCTGGAACGAAACCCTGGTGCCCACCGAAGACGAAGCCGACGGCGACCGAAAATGGACGGATTATTTGATTTTGCCGCTGGTGGAATAA
- a CDS encoding efflux RND transporter permease subunit: MNLSELFIRRPVATTLLTIAIALCGVLAFLNLPISSLPQVDFPTVSVQAQIPGASAETMAATVATPLERALGRIAGVTEMTSSSSQGSTQITLQFDLNRDIDGACRDVQAAINAAASMLPSNMPNRPSYRRDNPSDSPILILALTSDSFTRGQMYDSASTILLQKISQIPGIGQVQIGGAALPAVRVELNPNALSKYGIGLEDVRNTVAQTNVTRPKGVIENANTRWQIQANDQARKAEEYLPLIVAYRNGAPVTIADLGEAVDSVEDLRNTGSKNGKPSVLLIIRKQPLANVIQTVDQVLAVLPQLRAALPSNIDLSVVVDRSLSIRASITEVEHGLFVAVVLVILVVLVFLRNPRSAAVPIVAVPASLLGSCAVMYFCGFSINNLTLMALTISTGFVVDDAIVVVENTNRHIEEGVAPFRAALLAAKEVGFTVLAMSVSLVAVFLPILLMGGVPGRLFREFAVTLSAAVLVSLVISLTTTPMLCARWLGKESKEHGAVYHGIGAAFDWIQNIYRISLSWALRHGRIMLSLLLATIALNIYLYGAIDKGFFPTQDGGRLLGEIQTDQNTSFQTLQKQFAQISEILQKDPAVANVAGFAGSSQSSNSARIFVTLIPHEQRDGVEVVMERLRKAAGRVPGASLHMFPAQELRIGGRMSFGMLDYTLQADDLDLLRAWTPKVQAALARLPELSDVSTSQQDKGEQIGLTVNRDLAARYGVSQALIDNSLNSAFGQRQVSVIYNPLNQYRVVMELAPQYWQSPDSLKQLYISAPGRAGSDGTPAQPKQVPLSALAGFAPSNAPLSVHHQGQFAVTELSFNLKPGISMSTADAAINQALRDIGLPAAITGSFQGSGKAFQEALRSQPWLVLAALISIYIVLGVLYESLIHPLTILSTLPSAGVGALLALMACEKEFSIIALIGVILLIGIVKKNAIMMIDFALLAERERGLDSREAIFQACMLRFRPILMTTLAALFGALPLALGSGYGAELRQPLGISIVGGLLFSQLLTLYTTPVVYLYLDRFRLWMHGRFSNRAASPAPHSI; encoded by the coding sequence ATGAACCTGTCCGAATTATTCATCCGCCGCCCGGTCGCCACTACCTTATTGACCATAGCCATTGCCTTATGCGGCGTGCTGGCATTTTTGAATCTGCCTATCTCCTCGTTGCCGCAAGTGGACTTTCCCACCGTATCGGTGCAGGCGCAGATACCCGGTGCCAGCGCCGAGACGATGGCCGCGACGGTCGCCACGCCGCTGGAACGCGCACTGGGTCGGATCGCCGGGGTTACGGAAATGACCTCCAGCAGTTCCCAAGGCTCTACGCAGATTACGCTGCAATTTGATCTAAACCGCGACATTGACGGTGCCTGCCGCGACGTGCAGGCCGCGATCAACGCCGCCGCCAGCATGTTGCCCAGCAATATGCCCAATCGACCCAGCTACCGCCGTGACAATCCGTCTGATTCTCCGATACTGATTCTGGCACTGACCTCGGACAGTTTCACGCGCGGCCAGATGTACGATTCTGCCTCGACGATTTTGCTGCAAAAAATTTCGCAAATCCCCGGCATCGGCCAGGTACAGATCGGCGGTGCCGCCTTGCCGGCAGTGCGCGTGGAACTGAACCCCAACGCCCTGAGCAAATACGGCATTGGCTTGGAAGACGTGCGCAACACCGTCGCCCAAACCAACGTCACTCGGCCCAAGGGTGTAATAGAAAATGCCAATACCCGCTGGCAGATTCAAGCAAACGACCAGGCCCGCAAGGCCGAGGAATATCTACCGCTGATCGTCGCGTATCGTAACGGTGCGCCGGTGACGATTGCCGACTTGGGCGAAGCGGTCGATTCCGTGGAGGATTTGCGCAATACCGGCTCCAAAAACGGCAAGCCCTCGGTGCTGTTGATCATCCGCAAGCAACCCTTGGCCAACGTCATTCAAACCGTCGATCAGGTATTGGCCGTGCTGCCACAGTTGCGGGCGGCATTGCCCAGTAACATCGATCTTTCGGTGGTCGTGGACAGATCCCTATCCATCCGTGCCTCGATTACAGAAGTCGAACATGGCCTGTTCGTCGCGGTGGTATTGGTGATTCTGGTGGTGCTGGTGTTCCTGCGCAATCCGCGCTCGGCGGCGGTACCCATCGTCGCAGTGCCGGCCTCCCTGCTGGGCTCTTGCGCGGTGATGTATTTCTGCGGCTTCAGTATCAACAACCTGACTTTGATGGCCTTGACCATATCCACCGGCTTTGTGGTGGACGATGCGATTGTGGTGGTGGAAAACACCAACCGGCATATCGAGGAAGGCGTCGCGCCGTTCCGCGCGGCGCTGTTGGCTGCCAAGGAAGTGGGATTTACGGTATTGGCGATGAGCGTGTCACTGGTGGCGGTGTTCCTGCCGATTTTGTTAATGGGCGGCGTGCCGGGTAGGCTGTTTCGGGAATTCGCTGTAACCTTGTCGGCGGCGGTACTGGTCTCGCTGGTGATCTCGCTAACTACCACCCCCATGCTGTGCGCGCGCTGGCTGGGTAAGGAATCCAAGGAACATGGCGCCGTCTATCACGGCATAGGCGCAGCTTTCGATTGGATACAAAACATCTACCGGATCAGCCTAAGTTGGGCCTTGCGCCATGGCCGCATCATGCTGAGCTTGTTGCTGGCGACCATCGCTTTAAACATTTATTTATACGGCGCTATCGATAAGGGCTTCTTCCCAACCCAGGACGGCGGCCGCTTGTTGGGCGAAATTCAAACCGATCAGAACACCTCGTTCCAAACCCTGCAAAAGCAGTTCGCGCAAATCTCCGAGATTTTGCAAAAAGACCCGGCGGTTGCGAATGTCGCCGGTTTTGCCGGTAGTTCGCAAAGTAGCAACAGTGCGCGGATTTTCGTTACCTTAATTCCCCACGAACAACGCGACGGCGTCGAGGTGGTGATGGAACGCTTGCGCAAGGCGGCGGGCCGGGTTCCAGGCGCCAGTTTGCATATGTTTCCGGCTCAGGAACTGCGGATAGGTGGACGCATGTCGTTTGGCATGCTGGATTACACCCTGCAGGCCGACGACCTTGATTTATTGCGAGCGTGGACACCCAAGGTACAAGCCGCGCTGGCTCGGTTGCCGGAATTGAGCGACGTCAGCACCAGTCAACAGGACAAGGGCGAACAAATCGGCCTGACCGTCAACCGCGATCTGGCCGCGCGTTACGGCGTCAGTCAGGCCTTGATCGACAACAGCCTGAACAGCGCCTTCGGGCAGCGTCAGGTGTCGGTGATTTACAATCCGTTGAACCAATACCGGGTGGTGATGGAACTGGCGCCGCAATACTGGCAATCACCGGATAGCCTGAAACAACTCTATATCAGCGCACCGGGCAGGGCCGGCTCCGACGGCACGCCGGCACAGCCCAAGCAAGTACCTCTGTCGGCGCTGGCCGGCTTTGCACCCAGCAACGCACCGTTGTCGGTTCATCACCAAGGCCAGTTTGCGGTGACCGAATTATCGTTTAATTTAAAGCCCGGCATATCTATGTCCACTGCCGATGCCGCTATCAACCAGGCCTTGCGCGACATCGGCTTGCCGGCCGCCATCACCGGCAGCTTTCAAGGTTCTGGTAAGGCGTTTCAGGAAGCCTTGCGCAGTCAACCCTGGCTGGTCTTGGCCGCGCTGATCAGTATTTACATCGTGCTGGGCGTACTTTACGAAAGCTTGATACATCCATTGACGATTCTGTCCACCCTGCCCTCGGCCGGCGTCGGCGCCTTGCTGGCCTTGATGGCTTGCGAAAAAGAGTTCAGCATCATTGCGCTGATCGGCGTGATTTTGCTGATCGGCATCGTCAAGAAAAATGCGATCATGATGATAGACTTTGCGTTGCTGGCCGAACGCGAGCGCGGCCTGGATTCGCGCGAAGCGATCTTTCAGGCCTGCATGCTGCGCTTCAGACCCATCCTGATGACCACGCTGGCCGCGCTGTTCGGTGCTTTGCCGCTGGCCTTGGGCAGCGGATACGGTGCGGAATTGCGCCAGCCCTTGGGGATTTCCATCGTGGGAGGCCTGCTTTTCAGCCAGCTTTTGACTTTGTATACAACGCCGGTTGTTTATTTGTACCTCGACCGGTTCCGGCTGTGGATGCACGGCCGCTTTTCCAACCGCGCCGCTAGCCCAGCGCCACATTCCATCTAA
- a CDS encoding MdtB/MuxB family multidrug efflux RND transporter permease subunit, whose product MSLSDPGKAGFNPSRLFILRPVATSLLMVALLLVGILAYRLLPVSALPQVDYPTIQVTTLYPGASPEVMTSIVTAPLERQFGQMPGLTQMSSTSSGGASVITLQFNLQLDLDVAEQTVQAAINAAANFLPDDLPQAPIYSKVNPADTPIMTLAVSAKSLPLFKVEDLVDTRLAQKIAQLPGVGMVSISGGQRPAVRIQANHKALAAYGISLEDVRSAIAAANVNQPKGSINGPTRAATIDSNDQLRSPAEYRELVVAYKNAAPVKLADVAEVVDGAENVRLAAWANDNAAVIVNIQRQPGANVIEVVDRIQELLPKLQASLPPGIEVKALTDRTVTIRASVHDVQFELLLAVALVVMVIFLFLRNIPATIIPGIAVPLSLVGTFAAMYLADFSINNLTLMALTIATGFVVDDAIVVIENISRYIERGETPLQAALKGSAQIGFTIISLTFSLVAVLIPLLFMSDVVGRLFREFAITLAVAILISAVVSLTLTPMMCAKLLRPSTGTGTDNHKEDEIGDDWFGRLIKAYGRSLSWVMQRQTATLLVFFITVALTAAMYIWIPKGFFPSQDTGIIQGFSEAPQNVSFPAMAEQQQKLAKLILEDPAVESLSSFIGVDGVNATPNSGRFLINLKPHDQRPPASDIITRLKTRLAESPGSVLYLQPVQDLTMENRVSRTQYQFTLEGADIDDLNRWTGKLVDALQGRPEFADVVSDVQDQGRQVFVKIDRATASRLGVSTAAVDNALYSAYGQRLVSTIFTQANQYRVVLEVDPSEQTGPQALNELRIPSTNGMQVPLSAIAELSERPTTLAISHLDQFPVTTVSFNLAPGYALGDAVAAVDAAKTEIELPLAIRSEYQGAAQAFKASLGNTLWLILAAIVTVYIVLGVLYESYIHPITILSTLPSAGVGALLALQVSGGDLGIIGIIGIILLIGIVKKNAIMMIDFALEAERKQHLPPEQAIFQACLLRFRPILMTTLAALLGALPLMLGSGVGSELRHPLGITMVGGLLLSQLLTLYTTPVIYLAMDRLARRVNAGLGLNQVEQAAEDPSQP is encoded by the coding sequence ATGAGTCTTAGCGATCCGGGCAAGGCCGGCTTCAATCCTTCGCGCCTATTCATCCTACGGCCCGTAGCCACCTCCTTGTTGATGGTGGCTTTGTTGTTGGTCGGCATACTGGCCTATCGGCTGTTACCGGTCTCGGCGCTGCCGCAGGTCGATTACCCGACCATCCAGGTTACCACCCTGTATCCCGGCGCCAGCCCGGAAGTGATGACCTCCATCGTCACCGCGCCGCTGGAACGGCAGTTCGGACAAATGCCCGGCTTGACTCAAATGAGCTCCACCAGCTCCGGCGGCGCGTCGGTGATCACCTTGCAGTTTAACTTGCAGTTGGATCTGGACGTTGCCGAACAAACCGTGCAAGCCGCGATCAACGCCGCCGCCAACTTTTTACCCGACGATTTACCGCAAGCGCCGATTTACAGCAAGGTCAACCCGGCCGACACGCCGATTATGACCCTGGCGGTCAGCGCCAAATCGCTGCCCTTATTTAAGGTAGAGGATCTGGTCGATACCCGGCTGGCGCAAAAAATCGCCCAATTGCCCGGCGTCGGCATGGTCAGCATCAGCGGCGGGCAAAGGCCGGCGGTGCGCATTCAGGCCAATCACAAAGCACTCGCGGCCTACGGCATCAGTCTGGAAGATGTGCGCAGCGCGATTGCCGCCGCCAACGTCAATCAACCCAAAGGCTCAATCAACGGCCCAACTCGCGCCGCGACGATAGACAGCAACGATCAATTGCGTTCGCCAGCCGAATACCGCGAGCTGGTGGTGGCTTACAAAAACGCCGCGCCGGTCAAACTGGCGGACGTCGCCGAAGTTGTGGACGGCGCCGAGAACGTGCGCCTAGCCGCCTGGGCCAACGACAATGCAGCCGTCATCGTCAACATCCAGCGCCAACCCGGCGCCAATGTGATCGAGGTTGTGGATAGGATTCAGGAACTGCTCCCCAAGCTTCAAGCCTCACTACCGCCCGGCATCGAAGTCAAAGCGTTAACCGACCGTACCGTGACGATCCGCGCCTCTGTGCATGACGTGCAATTCGAATTGCTACTGGCCGTGGCGCTGGTAGTGATGGTGATATTCCTGTTCCTGCGCAATATCCCGGCCACCATCATTCCCGGCATTGCGGTGCCGCTGTCTCTAGTAGGCACCTTTGCGGCCATGTATCTAGCCGATTTCAGCATCAACAATTTAACCCTGATGGCACTAACCATCGCCACCGGCTTCGTGGTGGACGATGCCATCGTGGTGATCGAAAACATCTCCCGCTATATCGAGCGCGGCGAAACGCCGTTGCAAGCGGCTTTGAAAGGCTCCGCGCAGATCGGCTTTACCATTATCTCGCTGACTTTTTCGCTGGTGGCGGTATTGATTCCGCTACTGTTCATGTCGGATGTGGTGGGCCGGCTGTTTCGGGAATTTGCGATTACGCTGGCGGTGGCTATCTTGATTTCAGCAGTGGTGTCCTTGACCCTGACACCGATGATGTGCGCGAAACTGCTGCGCCCCAGCACCGGCACCGGCACCGACAATCATAAAGAAGATGAAATCGGCGACGACTGGTTCGGCCGTTTGATCAAGGCCTATGGCCGCAGCCTGAGTTGGGTGATGCAACGACAAACGGCAACCTTGCTGGTGTTTTTCATCACCGTGGCATTGACCGCAGCGATGTATATCTGGATACCGAAAGGCTTTTTCCCCAGCCAGGATACCGGCATCATTCAAGGCTTTTCCGAAGCGCCGCAAAACGTCTCGTTTCCGGCTATGGCCGAACAACAGCAAAAGCTGGCTAAATTGATACTTGAAGATCCGGCCGTGGAAAGTCTGTCGTCATTTATCGGCGTCGATGGCGTCAACGCCACGCCCAATAGCGGCCGGTTTTTGATCAATTTAAAACCGCACGATCAACGACCGCCGGCCAGCGACATCATCACCCGCTTAAAAACCAGACTAGCCGAATCGCCCGGCAGCGTGTTGTATCTGCAACCGGTGCAGGATTTGACGATGGAAAACCGGGTCAGTCGCACCCAATACCAATTTACCCTGGAAGGCGCCGACATCGACGATTTGAACCGATGGACCGGCAAGCTGGTAGATGCCTTGCAAGGCCGGCCGGAGTTTGCCGACGTGGTCAGCGACGTGCAGGACCAGGGTCGCCAAGTGTTTGTGAAGATCGACCGCGCCACCGCCAGCCGGCTGGGTGTCAGTACCGCAGCTGTGGACAACGCCTTATACAGTGCCTACGGTCAACGCCTGGTCTCGACCATTTTCACCCAGGCCAATCAGTACCGGGTGGTATTGGAAGTCGATCCGTCCGAGCAAACCGGCCCGCAAGCCTTAAACGAATTACGCATACCTTCCACCAACGGCATGCAAGTACCGTTGTCGGCCATCGCTGAACTGTCGGAACGGCCGACCACGCTGGCAATCAGCCATCTGGATCAATTCCCGGTGACGACTGTCTCGTTCAATCTGGCGCCCGGCTATGCACTGGGCGATGCGGTCGCCGCCGTCGATGCCGCCAAAACCGAGATCGAATTGCCGTTAGCCATCCGCAGCGAATACCAAGGCGCCGCGCAAGCCTTCAAGGCCTCGCTGGGCAATACGCTGTGGCTGATTCTAGCCGCCATCGTCACGGTCTATATCGTGCTGGGCGTGCTCTATGAAAGTTACATTCACCCCATCACTATTCTGTCCACCCTACCCTCGGCCGGCGTCGGCGCGTTATTGGCTTTGCAAGTCTCCGGCGGCGACCTGGGCATCATCGGCATCATCGGCATCATTTTGTTGATCGGCATCGTCAAGAAGAACGCGATCATGATGATCGACTTTGCGCTGGAAGCGGAACGGAAGCAACATCTGCCGCCCGAGCAGGCCATTTTTCAGGCTTGCTTGTTACGCTTTCGGCCGATTTTGATGACCACCTTGGCCGCGCTATTGGGTGCCTTGCCGTTGATGCTGGGTAGCGGCGTCGGCTCCGAGTTGCGCCATCCTCTGGGTATCACGATGGTCGGCGGCTTACTGCTTAGCCAATTGTTGACGCTGTACACCACGCCGGTAATTTATCTGGCCATGGACAGGTTGGCGCGGCGGGTTAACGCCGGTCTGGGGCTGAATCAAGTGGAACAAGCGGCAGAGGACCCAAGCCAACCATGA